ttatttttatcttttttttctttctttcttactgataaccataataatgatgatgataatagattatgatatgaaccataataatgacgatgataatgatgatgatgatgatgataataattagtataactataatgatagtaatgataataatgatattaacaattatgatagtgaaaatgatagtgatgatgatggtaacgataatgataacaatgacaatgataataaaagtaatgaaaacaatggtagtattgataaaatagtaataaacatataataaaactcatggaaatgataatgatgttgatattaataataatactaataataatgataatggtaatcataataatattaatgatgatgatgatcatgatattactgataatgataataaagaaaataataatgttaatattgatgataattacagtattgATAAAGTAGcattaaagacaataatgatactagtaatgataatacccaaaatcataatgataattacaattatgataacaatgataatagtaaaatgataaaaatgatgatattgatgatgataataacagcagcaaagaTGAGAatcctagtagtagtagtaataattgtaacaatattaataaaaatcataacaataacaacagcaaaaattgtaaaaataatataatagtacaaatagtaatgataacaataatgataatagtaacaatctgaatggtactaataatgataaagataataataaaggtagatgaggatgataatgacaataatagtaacgatgataaaaataataatgatattaataataacgataatgatgatgataataataatgattataacaataatgaaaataataggtacaatgataataacattaataacaataataatcatgatgatcatattaactgcagcaacaataacgatatcaGTAACAAGGATCAGTAGTGATTAgtagtacagacacacacacatacacacacacgcacgcacacacacacgcacacacacacacacacacacacacacacacacacacacacacacacacacacacacacacacacacacacacacgcacacacacacgcacacacacacacacatacatacacacacacagatacacacacacacacacacacacactcacacacgcacacacacacgcacacacacacacacacacacacacacacacacacacacacacacacacacacacacacacacacacacacgcacacacacgtgaagaaaagagaaaaaaagggaaaaaaaatcccagGAAATCCCCGCCCCTCAAAATTGGGAGCAGAAAACGGGGCAGCGAGTCCAAtaagagcgagggggggagggggggaggggggaagggggggggaggggagggacccgAACCGACCAAGCCCGACTCCTATTTACTCAGCGTCGCGCGTCTCAAGGTATAACTCAAGCATTTGCAATTCAAACCGGGGCTGCGCCTCCTCGCCCCGCGCCCCGGATTGAGGTTGAGCCTGCGGGCCATTGTAACTCTAATACTCCCGGAAATGCATATAAATGAGTGTTTAACGTCCTCCTCACTCGCCGCGGTTGTTCATATCAATTCCGTGGTTATCGTGAAGATCAGGGCCATCAGGGGGAAGTTATTTGGTTCCAGCGGggcgggcgggaggaaggggggggggggtccctcgCGCGCTGCGGTCGCCAGGTATGCGGTCGCGGCTCTGCGGGCACGCACCGACAGAAAACGCACAaagtgcatataatatatatatatattatatatatatatatatatatatatatatatatatatatatatatatatatatatgtatgtatatatatatattatatatatatatatatatacatatatatatattgcatataatatatatatatatatatatatatatatatatatatatatatatatatatatatatatatatatacatatatataagcatatataaatatatatatacatacatatatatatatatatatatatatatatatatatatatatatatatgaatacatatacacagacacactatatatatatatatttatatatatatatatatatatatatatatatatatatatatatatataaatgtatatgtgtgtatatatatatatatatatatatttatgcatgtatgtatgtatatgatatatatttatatatatatatataaatatatatatatatatatacatatatatagatatatatatatatacatatatatacatatatatatatatatatatatatatatatatatatatatatatgtatatatatatgtatatatgtatatatatatatgtatatgtatacatatatatatatagatatatatatatatatatttataagtacaactatatatatatatatatatatatatatatatatatatatatatatacatatacatatatatatataaatatatatatatatatatatatatatatatatacatatacatatacatatgtacatatgtacatatatatatatatatatatatatatatatatatataaatgtatgtatatgtatatatatatatatatatatatatatatatatatatatatatatatatatttatatatatatacatatatatatacatatatatatatacatatatatacatatatatatatatgtatatatatatatatatatttatatatatatatatatacatatatatatatatatatatatatatatatatatacatatacacatatatatatatatatatatatatatatatatatatatatgtgtgtacatatatacatatatacatacatatatatatatatataaatatatatatatatatatatatatatatatatatatatatatatatgtatatatatatatgtatgtatgtatgtatgtatgtatgtatgtatgtatgtatgtatatatgtatatatatatatatatatatatatacatatatacgtacatacatgcatacatacatacatatatatatgtatatatatatatatatatatatatatatatatatatatagatagatatatatatacatatatatatatatatatgtgtgtgtgtgtgtgtgtgtgtgtgtgtgtgtgtgtgtagatagataaacagatagacagaaagatctaGATATATCGCTGCCAATGCACCTGTTAACATATCGAAACCTCTGCAAAAAAGAGTTCCGTGCTCCTATTTGCTTCCAGAAGATACCGACACTGAATCGTAATACCAACTCATATCTTCTTGTTTTATGCTAATCTTCCTTGTTTATCATCACTCTTTATAACTAATCTCCATTCATTTTCTTtgacctattttttttctccggtTCTTTACAGGGTTTCAAACACGCCTTTGCAATAACCCGTCTTTGTTCGTTCGCCTCCCTAGTAAAATCGAGAAACTCATTAACTGAGTCACCCCATCAAACTAGAAAGAAAATGGGTGTGTTACTTCCTCCTCGTGTTCATTTTAAAAGTGGCGCTTTCGTCTGAACTTTGCCGAGGAAAGTTGGGACAAATTTTCCGGTGAAGTTTGCTGGAAATCGAAATTAAAGCCTCTAGGAACTTCCTCttgtcttcatctttttttttttttactcgcaaAGGTGTCTTTGAGGTggtaagaaagggaaaatatcaTAACAATTCCCACAGTTTTGGAAAAATTATATTGACCCTGGCACGTGAATGATAAAGACTGTGTTTTAAACATGGACaggcacatacaacacacacacacacacacacacacacacacacacacagatatatatatatatatatatatatatatatatatatatatatatatagatagatagatagatagatagatagatagatagatagatagatatagatatagatatagatatagatatgcatatacttatacatatatacaaatatatatatatatatatatatatatatatatatatatgtatatatatatatatatatatatatatatatatatatatatatgtatatatatatatatatatatttatatatatatatatatatatatatatatatatatacacatatgtgtgtgtgtgtgtgtgtgtgtgtgtgttgtatgtgcctGTCCATGTTTAAAACACAATCTTTATCATTCACGTGCcaggatcgatatatatatatacatatatatatatatatatatatatatatatatatatatatatatatatatattgatatatatatattgatatatatattgatatatatatatatatatatatatatatatatatatatatatatatgtatgtatgtatactaatacacacacacacacacacatgcacatatatgcatatatatatatatatatatatatatatatatatatatatatatatatatatatatatatatatatatatatatatatatatatatatttatgcatatacttatatatatatatatatatatatatatatatatatatatatatatatatatatatatatatatgtatttgtatatatataatatatatatatatatatatatatatatatatatatatgtatgtatatatatatatatatatatatatatatatatatatatatatatttatatgtgtgtgtgtgtattagtatacatacatacatacatacatatatatatatatatatatatatatatatatatatatatatatatatatatatatatatatgcatacatatatatatgtgtatatatatatatatatatatatatatatatatatatatatatatatacatgtatgtatgtatgtatgtgtgtatatatatatgtgtatatatatacatatatatatatatatatatatatatatatatatatatatatatatatgtatatatatatatatatatatatatacgagggttcactgtctacatatatatatatatatatatatatatatatatatatatatatatatatatatatacatatatatatatatatatatatatatatatacatatatatatatatgtatatatgtatatatatatatttatatatatatatatatatatatatatatatatatatgtatatatatatgcatatacatatacaaacatacatacatacatacatgtatatatatatatatatatatatatatatatatatatatatatatatatatatatatatatatatatacatgtgtgtgtgtgtgtgtgtgtggaacaacaggaacaacgaagggaagggcaagaaaacacacgaatatgccgaaggccttttcactattgcttcgtcagggcataatatatatatatatatatatatatatatatatatatatatatatatatatatatatatatatatatatatatatatatatatatatatatatatattcgtgtgttttcttgcccttcccttcgttgttcctgttgcaatgtgtgtgtgtgtgtgtgtgtgtgtgtgtgagtgagtgagtgtgtgtgtgtgtgtgtgtgtgtgtgtgtgtgtgtgtacatacatatatatataaataaatcaataaaaaagaagaaaaaaaaaagaaaatatatatatatatatatatatatatatatatatatatatatacatatatatatgtatgtatatataatatatatatatgtatatatatatatatatatatatatatatatatatatatatatatatatatatatatatatatatatacatgcatatatatatatatatatatatatatatatatatatatatatatatatatatatatatatatatatatgtatgtatatatatatatatatatatatatatatacatatatatacatatatatgcatatatatatatatatatatatatatatatatatatacatatatatatatatttatatatatatatatatatatatatatatatatatatatatatatatatatgcatatatatacatatatatatatatatatatatgtatatatatatttatatatatatatatatatatatatatatatatatatatatatacacacacacacacacacacacacacacacacacacatatatatatatatatatatatatatatatatatatatatatatatatatatatatatatatatatatatatatatatattcgtgtgttttcttgcccttcgttgttcctgttgcaatgtgtgtgtgtgtgtgtgtgtgtgtgtgtgtgtgtgtgtgtgtgtgtgtgtgtgtgtgtgtgtgtgtgtgtgtgtacatacatatataaataaataaatatataaaaaagaagaaaaaaaaagaaaatatatatatatatatatatatatatatatatatatatatatagatatatatatatatatatatatatatccatatatatgcatatatatatatccacatatatacatatatacatatatgcatttacatatatgtatatatgtatataagtttatatatacatgcatatatatatatatatatatatatatatatatgtatgtatatatatgtatatacatatatatatatacatatatatacatatatatgcatatatacatatatatatatatatatatatatatatttatatatatatttatatatatatttatatgtatatatatatatatatatatatatatatatatgcatatatatacatatatatatatatatgtatatatatacttatatatatatatatatatatatatatatatatatatacatacacacacacacacacacacacacacacacacacacacacatatatatatatatatatatatatatatatatatatatatatatatatatatatatatatatgtatatttatatatacatatataattatatatatatatattcatatgaatatatatgtatatacatatatatatatatatatatatatatatatatatatatatatatatatatatatatatatatatatatatatacatgtaaatatatatattgtatgtatatatgtatgtatgattatatgtatgtatgtatatatatatatatatatatatatgtatgtaaatatatatattgtatgtatatgtatatatatatatatatatatatatatatatatatatatatatatacatatatatgggtgtatatttgtatgtatgtatatatatatatatatatatatatatatatatatatatatatatatatatatatataattattattatcgttattagtattagcattatcattatcatcacttgatgctattaatgatatcgttgttattacttacattatcaacatcattttgatcattattttcattaatactatcattactatatttgtcatttatatatctactgtTGTGgtcattgccatcattgttattattctgtttatcattgttatcgtttttttctatatatatatatatatatataaatatatatgtatatatatatatatatatatatatatatatatatatatatatatatatatatatatatatatatatatatatatatatatatatatatatatatatatatatatatatatatataatcattattatagtcattattatcatcctgtaatattttcatccatatcattataggttattagtgtcattatcattattgtaataattatcattattgttataaataatgttaccattattgctatcagtgtctttttttttttttttttttttggtgttatcattaatagcattatcagcattaatGGTATTACAATCATTTCCTATATCAAACTATTCTAGCCTTAAATGGATATTAATTTCGCAACCACACTGAACTCAGGATCACCTTTATAAAACGACTttctaataagaaatgaaaattagaggaaatgacaattataatttcTAGCATTTCCTGACAGCAGTTATCTTTGGAGAATTATCACATTGACCCCATTACGACATTTGGTGTAGAGTAAGTGTGCCATTCCCACGGTGTGAGTTTATCTGCCCATgtgactagatttttttttttttttttgggggggggggagtgggaggaaggagggatgtcaCCAGAAGTAGTGcagtgtgtgcgaatgtgtgcgtgtgtgtgtgcgtgtgtatgtgtttgtgtgttattcttatcattattatcattatttttgttaacatgATTAacgctatcattagcattagcattattattattattattgtattattattattatcattatcgttattattatcattattattatcattatcattattattatcattattattatcattatcatcattatcattattaccattatcattatcatttaccattgtcattatcattatcattattaccaatactatattcattatcattattattgttcctattatcattatcgctattatcatatttgttatcattgattataaattactgtcatcattaacatttaaattcttagttattattttcatatttgtgataacattatcattatgatcgttagcaatatgatcatcattattactgttagtaatattattgtaactaatattactatcaatattatcgttattgatatcattatcattattttcgttattactattattgttatcattatcaatattatcgttagtaatattatcgttattaatattatcgctattgatatcattatcattattttcgttattactattattgttattaatatcattatcaatattatcgttagtaatattatcgttattaatattatcgttattgatatcattatcattattttcgttattactattattgttattaatatcattatcaatattatcgttagtaatattgtttttaatatcatcgttatcggACGGTTATCAGACAGACACACCGGGACATaaaaggggcggagctaatgacgtcatagCGTTTAGCCAATGAAAGTCCACCATAAGATGCCAGACAAAGCTAGattcataattatttgtattaatttGCTTGATATGGctataataagtaaaaataaaacaataaatccaGTTTCCTTTATGATAACGAAGCGTTCCATGCCCTACACAGTCATGAGAATAAGCAGGAGAAATGGCTTTTATTTCTGGGTTCAGTAACCTAGATGGAAGCAGGGCTGTCTCTGATGtgtaccttattattattattattagttacggTAGTACTATTGTTTcaatattattcatgttatcattatcattactattattattattattattattatcatcatagtaattattattttattattatcattattgttttatcattatcactattgttcatatcattaatattatcattggtagtagtagttgtattatcattatgataataatgattactattatcatcatcctcactatcattattactatcagtattattatcagtattgttatcattattattattactattattaaggtcattatgattatctttattatcaactttattgttattttttcaccgTTTTTATTACtacggttattatcattaatattactatcataatcagtattagtactagtattagcaccgttattatcattatatttagctTAATATTTGATAAAGTTACTTTACCTCTGTCAGTTTCGTCAATTGTCAAGCATTGGAATTGTATGTTAAGCCTTAGAAAGATATTTTGAGCATTAGGATGTGACGTTAAAGCTTCGAGTTGTATGCTAAACATTAGGTTGTATGTTCAGTTCTTGAGCTGCATGTTATGTAGAAGAgtggtaagtatatgtatgtttttcatctatttattctgtCACAGCATGGAAAGACAATCATTCCTTCACTCTATGTGAATGTTTTCTATGCGAATTGTGAATATGGAGACGCTTTTGATATTATCACACATTTAGCTTTAATTTTTGGCCAATGATAACACGCCGAATTTCGTTTTCTTCTGCGTTACTTATATAGGTTTTGTTACGCTTTTCATTAAGCTTTAATTTCGGCCATTCGTAACTCTTTCGGCAGAATTTCCTGTTTCCCTTCGTTACTTACAAAGAGGGTTCAATGATATCGTCCATTtagcttcatttttttattattatttatatttacttacatatataataatttttcccACAATAACTTCCGACTGAATTCCGCCCTATCTATTGCCTATATTCACACAAAGGAGAAAGTTCACCATAGTAGACACAAGAGTAGAAGTAATAGAAATGCTTCGAGAGCATGCAGGCGTATTCGGAGCCCGCGCCGTCGGTTGGCTCCTGGGTTTTCGAGTACCCCCAGAAGGGCGTGCCCATGTGGACGCCGCTCCCGTCGGGCCACTGCCAGACGCCCCCCGCCTCGTTGTTTGCGCCGATCCAGAAGTCGCTTCCGGTCAgccctggggggggggagattatgcTTTTAAATGATTATCCGAATTTCATGCCGACATGTCTCTCAACACTGTAGCAGATATGCCCCCATACATATCAGGAGATCTGCATCCGAAGGTCTCTTATGGTGTCCCCCACAATGTTTCCAATTCGTCTCCAAGCAACATGTCACAGGTGTGGATGCACCCATGTacatactatatagatatatatatatttttttatgtatatgtgtaaatacacacacacacacacacacacacatacacacacacacacacacacacacacacacacacacacacatacacacatatatatatatatatatatatatatatatatatatatatatatatatatatatatatatatacagggccggCGTCAGGCGACCAGGGctccggggcaaagaacagggccgggccctcagtgccacatcctttttaggtgggaaacgcctttttcaaatggGAAGATGTTTTTTGAACcaccatttttattttatcgataatataatatatacgtttGCTGAGTTAGTTGGTCTtaggctcaaataagcgactgcTGTAATGTTTAACGGGTCCCGGGGTCGTTGCCCCAACTACCGCCCTATCGGCggtcctgtgtatatatatatatataggtgtataaacatatattaatatatataagtgtgtgtgtgtgtgtgtgtgtgtgtgtgtgtgtgtgtgtgtatgggatatatatatatatatatatatatatatatatatatatatatatatatatatatatatatatacatatatatatatatatatatgtaatatgatatatatatatatatatatttagtatatatataaatatatatatatatttatatatatttgatatatatatataaatatatatatatatatatatatatatatatatatatatatatatatatatatatatatatatatatatatatatatatatatatatatatacatatgtatgtatatatataaaacatatatatacgtgtatatatatttagtatatatatacgtatgtatatatgagtgtgtgtgtgtaatatatacacagtCATACGACCCCATCACCCTCGCCCCCGACCTTGACTGTGAATGAAGTCCACGACCGCCGTCAGCAGGTCAGCCGAGTCGATTTGCGCCAACTCGCCCTGGTATCCGTGGCAGAAGTTCCTCGTGTCATGCCACGTGCCCAAATCCAGAGTGTCAAGCAAGAGGCATCGACCTCCCACGGCTTGGTAGGGCATGGGGCAAcctggaaggaaaaaaggggtatACATTGTTTTCACTTCCAagtacataagcacatacatatggatttttttttctttattctaagtgtgtatatgtgtttaggtTTTGAAGTGTATATTGGTGATTGAATGGCAAGAATTACTATAGAAAAGCAAAATTATTTTACTTACTTCTCTCTGAAGGATAATCATCTTTCCACGTATTTGGCGTTGCTATAGCTATggctgtaataaaaataattgtcattattatcattgatatgatcattatcatcttcgtcgaTAGTaaaactttcattattgttagtatagtaatgtaaatgaaaatcattatcatcatcattattattattatcattatcattatcacca
This portion of the Penaeus vannamei isolate JL-2024 chromosome 11, ASM4276789v1, whole genome shotgun sequence genome encodes:
- the LOC113806039 gene encoding uncharacterized protein encodes the protein MTKYTVFAAIVSIAIATPNTWKDDYPSERSCPMPYQAVGGRCLLLDTLDLGTWHDTRNFCHGYQGELAQIDSADLLTAVVDFIHSQGLTGSDFWIGANNEAGGVWQWPDGSGVHMGTPFWGYSKTQEPTDGAGSEYACMLSKHFYYFYSCVYYGELSPLCEYRQ